ATGCCGGGGAGGCTGATCCCCTGCTCGGGCCCGATGATGTGGACGATCCCCTGGCGCTCGTCGAGCACCGGGAAATAGGGCACGCCGAAGGCGGCGACGTTACGCTCCAGCGTCTCGACCTGGAGGCGGCTTTCGGGTTCGGCGATGCCGCGGCGGCGATCGGACGTCGGGATATTATGGTCCGCGACCGCGATCGTCGCATCCGGCCGGCGCACGGGGCGGCCGGCGGCGCGCAAACCTTCGAAGGCCTGCGGGCTGGTCACCTCGTGGACGAGATGGCGATCGATATAAAGGAGGCAGGTGCCATCGGGAAGCTGCTCGACCACATGCGCATCCCAGATTTTGTCGAACAAGGTGCGAGGTCCGGACATGCGATGGCTCCTTGACTTGCCGGATTATTCGGCGGCGTCCTGCGGGGTTGACGCCGCCTCAGCGCTCTCGATGGTGACGGCGCGGGCTTTTTCAGCGATGCGCGCCGACTTGCCCGAGCGGCCGCGGAGATAATAGAGCTTCGCCCGCCGCACATCGCCGCGCCGCACGACATGGATCTCAGCGATGCTCGGCGCATAGAGCGGAAACACGCGCTCCACCCCCTCGCCATAGCTGATCTTGCGCACGGTGAAATTGCTGTTGAGGCCCTTGTTCGAGCGGGCGATGCATACCCCCTCGAACGCCTGGGTGCGCGAACGCTCCCCCTCCACCACCTTGACGGAGACGCGGAGCGTATCGCCCGGGGCGAATTCCGGCACCGATCGGGCGGCGGTGAGGCGGGCGATCTGCTCGGCCTCGAATTTTTGGATGAGGTTCATGGAAAAATCCTTCTCGATACGGGTTTCTTACGGCGCGTTATCCGCGCTGGCAACGGGGTGGGCGGGCGCGGCGGCGGCGGCTTGGCGCTGATATAAAGACCATAGATCGGGGCGGCGGGTCCGTGTCAGCCGCTCGGCCTCGGCGCGGCGCCAGGCGTTGATCGCCGCGTGATCGCCGGACAGCAGCGTCGCCGGCACCGCTCTTCCTTGCCATTCGGCGGGTCGAGTGTAATGGGGATATTCGAGCAGCGGGCCGGAGAAACTCTCCTCCACAGCACTTTCCGCCGCCCCCATGACACCGGGGAGCAGCCGCACCACCGCATCGAGGACCACCAGCGCCGCGATTTCGCCGCCGGAGAGCACGTAATCGCCGATGCTGACCTCGCGCAGGTCGCGCGCCTCGATCACCCGCTGATCGATCCCCTCATAGCGCCCGGCGAGCAGGATCAGCCCGTCGCCGGCGGCGAAATCGCGCGCCATCGCCTGCGAAAACCGCTCGCCGCGCGGCGAGAGGCAGATCATCGGCCGGCCATCGGCGACAGCGCCAAGCGCGCGATCGACGACATCGGCGCGCAGCACCATGCCGGCGCCGCCGCCAAACGGCGTGTCATCGACGCTGCGATGGCGGTCTTCGGCAAAGGCGCGGATATCGTGCGCGGCAAGCCGCCAGAGCCCGCGCGTCTCGGCCCGCCCGGCGAGCGAAAACGCGAGCGGCCCGGGAAACATCTCCGGGAACAGGGTGAGGATATCGGCGCGCCAGGTCATGCCCTGGCCTCCTCTGGCGGTGCTTCCTGCTCGAGCGGCGGAATGACGACGACGCGCCCGGCCTCGATGTCGATCTCAGGCACGGCGGCGCGGGTGAAGGGGACGAGGAGCGCCGCCCCCTCGGGGCGCTCGATTTCGAGGCTGGCGCCGGCGCCGTAATCATGCACCGCGCGCACCCGCCCGCGCACCCCTTCCGGCAAGATCGCTTCCAGCCCGATGAGATCGGCGAGATAGAACTCATCCGCATCCGGCGGCGGCAAAGCGGCGCGATCGAGATAGAGGCGGCGATTGGTCAGGCGGGCAGCGTGGTCGCGATCGCGGATCTCAACCCAAGCGCCATCCTGCCAGAGCGCAACCGCGGCGATCCCCGGCCCGCGCCAGGCAAGCCGATAGCGGCCGCCGGCTTCGTCGTCGAGCGGGCCGTACTCGGTGAGCGCGGCCGGATCGGCGGTGTAGCTCGCGACCCGCACCAGACCGCGCACGCCGTGCGGCCTCCCGATCATTCCCATGAGGATGCGCCCTTTCGTCACGAAGCCGCGATCGCGGTTACGCCGCGGCTTCGGCCTTGGCGCGTTCCTGCGCCTTCTTCTTCGGCGCCGACTTCACCGGCTGCTCACGCCAGGCCGGCATCGGCGCGATCCCGGCATGGCCGAGAAACCGCGCGACGCGATCGGTCGCGACCGCACCCTGGCTCAGCCAATGCTGGATGCGGTCGGAGACGAGGCGTACCCGGTCCGCGTGGTCGGCCGGCAGCATCGGGTTGTAGCTCCCGAGCTTTTCCAGAAACCGGCCATCGCGCGGGCTGCGGCTGTCGGCGAGCACGATGTGGTAATAAGGGCGCTTTTTCGCGCCGGCGCGGGCGAGGCGGATTTTGAGGCTCATGTGCGGGGTTGCTCCTTATTCGGGAAAATTTGGGATAACTCAGAACGGGCCGCGGCGGCCGGGCAGCAGCGCGCTCAGGCCATGCCGCATCAGCCCTTTCTGGCCGAGCTTGTTCATGCGTTTGATCATGCCGGCCATATCGTCATACTGCTTGAGCAGTCGGTTGACCTCCTGCACCGAGGTGCCGGAGCCGGCGGCAACCCGCTTCTTGCGGCTCGCTTTGAGGAGGTCGGGGTTGCGCCGCTCGGCGCGGGTCATCGACGAGATGATCGCCGCTTGCCGCTTGAAGACAGATTTGTCGAGCTTCGATTCATCGACCTGGGCGAGAAGTTTCCCCGCCCCCGGCAGCATCCCGAGAATGCCCGAAAGCGAGCCCATGCGCCCGATCTGGCGGAGCTGGGCAGCATAATCCTCGAGATCGAAGCGGCCCTTGGCGATTTTGGCGGCGAGTTTTTCCGCCTCTTCCTGCTCGATGGTCTCGGACGCGCGCTCGACGAGGCCAACCACGTCGCCCATGCCGAGAATGCGCGAGGCGACGCGTTCGGGATGGAATTCTTCCAGCGCGTCCAGCTTTTCGCCGACGCCGATGAGCTTGATCGGCGCCCCCGTGACGGCCCGCATCGAAAGCGCCGCGCCACCGCGGGCATCGCCGTCCATGCGCGTCAGCACGATACCGGTGATGCCGAGCGCCTCATTGAAGGCGCGCGCGGTATTGACCGCGTCCTGCCCGGTCATGGCATCGACGACGAGGAGGGTCTCGGCCGGGCTGGTCGCGGCGCGGATCGCCTGCACCTCCGCCATCAGCTCGGCATCGATCGAGAGCCGCCCGGCGGTATCGAGGATGACGATGTCAAACCCCTCCCGCCGCCCGGCCGCGAGCGCCCGCTCGGCGATCGCGAGCGGGGTTTCGCCAGCAACGATGGGGAGCGAGGGAACGTTGGCGGCCTCGGCGAGCTGGGCCAACTGCAACTGCGCCGCCGGGCGCTGGGTGTCGAGGCTCGCGAGCAGCACCCGCTTGCGCTCGCGCTTGGCAAGGCGAAGCGCGAGCTTGCCCGACGTGGTCGTCTTGCCCGAACCCTGCAGCCCGACCATCAAAATCGGCACCGGCGCCGGGTGGTTGAGATCGAGCGCGCTCGATCCCTCGCCGCCGAGATGCTCGACGAGAACGTCATTGACGATTTTGATGACCTGCTGGCCCGGCGCCACGGCGCGAATGACCTCGGCGCCGATGGCGCGATCGCGCACCCCGGCGATGAAGGTCTTGACCACCGGCAGCGCGACGTCAGCCTCGAGCAGCGCGAGCCGCACCTCGCGGAGCGCCTCGCCGACATCAACCTCGTTCAGCGTGCCACGCTGGCGCAGCCGGTCGAAAACCGCGGTCAGCTTGCCGGAAAGCGTGTCGAACATCACCAATCCTCAACGCAAAACGCGCCGCTGCGCGAACCCTCGCGGAGCGGCGATGCCCCATGCCGGGGCGCGCGGTTCTGCGCCCAGGGCGGACGGTTTGTCAAGCCGGCCGCCAAGGGCAAGAAAAGCGGTTCTTTTTTGAAAAAAAGAACCAAAAAACTTTGTCCCGTTGGGCAGTGCCTGCGGCACTGCCCGCTTCGAGGAACGGGGAGGGAGTTCTTTAGTGACTGTCGGTCAAACCGGATCCCAGGAAAACACTTCGCCGCTGCGGTCGAGCGGCATGAAGGCCTCCTTGAGCGCCGGCAGCGCGTGTTCGGCGATCAGCTCCGGTGTCCAGCCTTCGCCACGATGAATGCCACGGATCGGGCGGGGCGAACTCATCAGGAAGATTTCGTTGTGGCGCGTGGCGAAAACCTGGCCGGTGACCTCGCGCGCGGCGTCGGATGCAAGAAACACCGCCATCGGCGCGTTCTTGTCCGGCGTCATCTGCTTGATCTTCTCGACCCGCGCCTTCTGCTCAGGCGTTTCGGCCGGGATCGAACTCGTCATCCGGCTCCAGGCAAACGGCGCAATGCAGTTCGAGCGCACATTGTAGCGCTTCATGTCGAGCGCGATCGATTTCGAAAGCGCGGTGATGCCGAGCTTGGCGGCGGCGTAATTGGCCTGGCCGAAATTGCCGATCAGGCCGGAGGTGCTGGTCATGTGAACATAAGCGCCGCTTTCTTGGGCGCGGAAGGGCTCGGCCGCGGCGCGCGAGAGGAAGAAGCTGCCGTTGAGATGGACATTGATCACCGCGAGCCAATCCTCGGGCGACATTTTGTGAAAGATGACGTCGCGCAGAATGCCGGCATTGTTGACGACGATGTCGATGCGGCCGAAATGATCGAGTGCGGCAGCGACGATCCGCTTGGCCGAGGCCCATTCGGCGACGCTCTCGGTACTGATCGCCGCCTCGCCGCCGCGCTGGATGATGATCTGGCGGGTCTGCTCGGCCGGCGTGCCCGATTGCCCCTCGCCGGTGAGCGAAGCGCCGATGTCATTGATCACCACCTTGGCACCCGCAAGCGCCATGGCGAGCGCGATCTCGCGCCCGATACCACCCCCCGCGCCGCTCACCACCGCGACTTTTCCTTCCAGCATAGGCTTTCCCGACATGCCATCCTCCCGTTTCTGGCGCCCTCGCGCCTTCTCTTGGCCGAAGACCGCGCCGCTGCAACCACCGCATCAGCTTTAGACCACACCACAAGCGCCGGCTAGTACCCTGCCCCTGACATGCTTTGGCATTTCCGAAATTCGCTTGCGAAGGGCTAAAGCGGGACACTCGCGGGATCCGGCGATGGCGCGGCCGGGGCGGCGGCCGATTAGCCGCGCGGGCCGCCGCCATTCCAATAGATCGTGACCGTCCCCGACGGCGTGTAGGTGCGCGGGAAATTCGATTGCGCAACCGGCAGCCCGACACCAAACCCCCAGGTCATCACCAGATTGCCGGTATTTGGCCAATTGAACTCGATCGCTGGCACCGCCCAGAGATAGGAATAGCCAGGCGCATTGGCGTGGCCAAAAAACAGGCTGCTGCCGGATTGCTCGGCGCCGGTCAGTTCGAGCACATAGCCCAAACCATACTCCGAATTGAGGACATGCTCGAGGGCAGCGCCAAACCAGACGATATTCCCGTCGACCATGTGCTCATAGACACCCATCGGCACCTGCGCGATGCCATTGTCGAACCCGTATCCCGGTCCGACGCGGGTCGGGTCAGCGACGATGTCGCCGAATTCGGCGTAGATCTCGAATGGCTTGAAGCGTTTGCGGATCAGAACATTGATCGCCTCGTCCACCG
This portion of the Acidibrevibacterium fodinaquatile genome encodes:
- the rpsP gene encoding 30S ribosomal protein S16 — translated: MSLKIRLARAGAKKRPYYHIVLADSRSPRDGRFLEKLGSYNPMLPADHADRVRLVSDRIQHWLSQGAVATDRVARFLGHAGIAPMPAWREQPVKSAPKKKAQERAKAEAAA
- the trmD gene encoding tRNA (guanosine(37)-N1)-methyltransferase TrmD; translated protein: MTWRADILTLFPEMFPGPLAFSLAGRAETRGLWRLAAHDIRAFAEDRHRSVDDTPFGGGAGMVLRADVVDRALGAVADGRPMICLSPRGERFSQAMARDFAAGDGLILLAGRYEGIDQRVIEARDLREVSIGDYVLSGGEIAALVVLDAVVRLLPGVMGAAESAVEESFSGPLLEYPHYTRPAEWQGRAVPATLLSGDHAAINAWRRAEAERLTRTRRPDLWSLYQRQAAAAAPAHPVASADNAP
- the rimM gene encoding ribosome maturation factor RimM (Essential for efficient processing of 16S rRNA) gives rise to the protein MGMIGRPHGVRGLVRVASYTADPAALTEYGPLDDEAGGRYRLAWRGPGIAAVALWQDGAWVEIRDRDHAARLTNRRLYLDRAALPPPDADEFYLADLIGLEAILPEGVRGRVRAVHDYGAGASLEIERPEGAALLVPFTRAAVPEIDIEAGRVVVIPPLEQEAPPEEARA
- the ffh gene encoding signal recognition particle protein; translation: MFDTLSGKLTAVFDRLRQRGTLNEVDVGEALREVRLALLEADVALPVVKTFIAGVRDRAIGAEVIRAVAPGQQVIKIVNDVLVEHLGGEGSSALDLNHPAPVPILMVGLQGSGKTTTSGKLALRLAKRERKRVLLASLDTQRPAAQLQLAQLAEAANVPSLPIVAGETPLAIAERALAAGRREGFDIVILDTAGRLSIDAELMAEVQAIRAATSPAETLLVVDAMTGQDAVNTARAFNEALGITGIVLTRMDGDARGGAALSMRAVTGAPIKLIGVGEKLDALEEFHPERVASRILGMGDVVGLVERASETIEQEEAEKLAAKIAKGRFDLEDYAAQLRQIGRMGSLSGILGMLPGAGKLLAQVDESKLDKSVFKRQAAIISSMTRAERRNPDLLKASRKKRVAAGSGTSVQEVNRLLKQYDDMAGMIKRMNKLGQKGLMRHGLSALLPGRRGPF
- a CDS encoding SDR family oxidoreductase, whose protein sequence is MSGKPMLEGKVAVVSGAGGGIGREIALAMALAGAKVVINDIGASLTGEGQSGTPAEQTRQIIIQRGGEAAISTESVAEWASAKRIVAAALDHFGRIDIVVNNAGILRDVIFHKMSPEDWLAVINVHLNGSFFLSRAAAEPFRAQESGAYVHMTSTSGLIGNFGQANYAAAKLGITALSKSIALDMKRYNVRSNCIAPFAWSRMTSSIPAETPEQKARVEKIKQMTPDKNAPMAVFLASDAAREVTGQVFATRHNEIFLMSSPRPIRGIHRGEGWTPELIAEHALPALKEAFMPLDRSGEVFSWDPV
- the rplS gene encoding 50S ribosomal protein L19, whose product is MNLIQKFEAEQIARLTAARSVPEFAPGDTLRVSVKVVEGERSRTQAFEGVCIARSNKGLNSNFTVRKISYGEGVERVFPLYAPSIAEIHVVRRGDVRRAKLYYLRGRSGKSARIAEKARAVTIESAEAASTPQDAAE